A stretch of the Osmerus mordax isolate fOsmMor3 chromosome 12, fOsmMor3.pri, whole genome shotgun sequence genome encodes the following:
- the LOC136953955 gene encoding leptin receptor overlapping transcript-like 1 isoform X2 has translation MAGIKALISLSFGGAIGLMFLMLGCALPVYDKYWPLFLLFFYILAPIPYCISRRVVDDTDSASNACKELAIFLTTGIVVSAFGLPIIFARAEVIAWGACALVLTGNIVIFATILGFFLVFGSNDDFSWQQ, from the exons ATGGCCGGAATCAAAG CTCTAATCAGTTTGTCCTTCGGTGGAGCTATTGGCCTCATGTTCCTGATGCTAGGATGTGCTCTTCCAGTGTATGA TAAATACTGGCCCCtgttccttctcttcttctacATCCTCGCCCCCATACCGTACTGCATCTCCAGGAGAGTTGTTGACGACACAGACTCAGCCAGTAACGCCTGTAAAGAGCTGGCCATATTCCTCACAACAGGGATTGTGGTTTCAGCCTTTGGCCTCCCCATTATATTTGCTAGAGCTGAAGTT ATTGCTTGGGGAGCCTGCGCGCTTGTGCTAACGGGCAACATTGTAATTTTCGCAACCATCCTTGGATTCTTCTTGGTGTTTGGGTCGAATGATGACTTTAGTTGGCAGCAGTG A
- the LOC136953955 gene encoding leptin receptor overlapping transcript-like 1 isoform X1 has translation MAGIKALISLSFGGAIGLMFLMLGCALPVYDKYWPLFLLFFYILAPIPYCISRRVVDDTDSASNACKELAIFLTTGIVVSAFGLPIIFARAEVIAWGACALVLTGNIVIFATILGFFLVFGSNDDFSWQQW, from the exons ATGGCCGGAATCAAAG CTCTAATCAGTTTGTCCTTCGGTGGAGCTATTGGCCTCATGTTCCTGATGCTAGGATGTGCTCTTCCAGTGTATGA TAAATACTGGCCCCtgttccttctcttcttctacATCCTCGCCCCCATACCGTACTGCATCTCCAGGAGAGTTGTTGACGACACAGACTCAGCCAGTAACGCCTGTAAAGAGCTGGCCATATTCCTCACAACAGGGATTGTGGTTTCAGCCTTTGGCCTCCCCATTATATTTGCTAGAGCTGAAGTT ATTGCTTGGGGAGCCTGCGCGCTTGTGCTAACGGGCAACATTGTAATTTTCGCAACCATCCTTGGATTCTTCTTGGTGTTTGGGTCGAATGATGACTTTAGTTGGCAGCAGTGGTAA